One genomic region from Bradyrhizobium icense encodes:
- the ybgC gene encoding tol-pal system-associated acyl-CoA thioesterase — MTSPILDGEIRDGRHHMQVRVYYEDTDFSGIVYHANYLRFMERGRTNHLRLMGASQHALFEQAQEETPGFAFVVRSMQLDFLRPARMDDVLDVVTWPVAVKGASITLSQEVRRGEDVLVKAEVRVAFISEGRAQPIPKSLRLLMKADLARSES; from the coding sequence GTGACATCACCCATTCTCGACGGCGAGATCCGCGACGGCCGCCATCACATGCAGGTCCGCGTCTATTACGAGGACACCGATTTCTCCGGCATCGTCTATCACGCCAATTACCTGCGCTTCATGGAGCGCGGGCGCACCAACCACCTGCGGCTGATGGGCGCCTCGCAGCACGCGCTGTTCGAACAGGCGCAGGAAGAGACGCCGGGCTTTGCCTTCGTTGTGCGCTCGATGCAACTCGACTTCCTGCGGCCAGCGCGAATGGACGACGTGCTCGACGTGGTGACGTGGCCGGTTGCGGTGAAGGGGGCTTCCATCACGCTGTCGCAGGAGGTGCGGCGAGGCGAAGACGTCCTCGTCAAGGCGGAGGTGCGCGTCGCCTTCATCAGTGAGGGCCGGGCGCAGCCGATCCCGAAATCGCTGCGGCTGTTGATGAAAGCCGATCTGGCCCGGAGTGAATCTTAG
- a CDS encoding DUF1348 family protein, which yields MSRPPLPPFTRETAAQKARMAEDAWNSRDPVRVSLAYTEDSRWRNRSEFFQGRQAIVEFLTRKWAKEHDYRLIKDLWGFDQNRIAVRFQYEWHDDAGQWHRSYGNEQWEFDEHGLMRRREASINDIAIKESERRFHWLAPGPRPADVAGLSENPL from the coding sequence ATGTCGCGTCCGCCGCTGCCGCCCTTCACCCGCGAAACCGCCGCCCAAAAGGCGCGCATGGCCGAAGACGCCTGGAATTCACGCGATCCGGTCCGGGTATCGCTCGCCTATACCGAGGACAGCCGTTGGCGAAACCGATCCGAATTCTTCCAGGGCCGCCAGGCAATCGTCGAATTCCTCACCCGCAAATGGGCGAAGGAGCATGACTATCGCCTGATCAAGGATCTCTGGGGTTTCGATCAGAACCGCATCGCGGTGCGCTTCCAATATGAGTGGCACGACGATGCCGGGCAGTGGCATCGCTCCTACGGCAACGAGCAGTGGGAATTCGACGAACACGGCCTGATGCGCCGCCGCGAAGCCAGCATCAACGATATCGCCATCAAGGAGAGCGAGCGCCGTTTCCATTGGCTGGCACCGGGCCCACGTCCGGCCGATGTCGCAGGACTGAGCGAGAATCCGCTATGA
- a CDS encoding TetR/AcrR family transcriptional regulator, with protein sequence MLKRGVERGEVLRALGEVFRAHGYEGASLTLITEATGLGKGSLYHLFPGGKEQMAAEVLAEIDGWFELHIFAPLRSADDPARAIAAMIAGVDQYFHSGDRVCLVGMVALGAARDSFAEAVDGYFARWQAALAALLRRSRLTNSQAQRRAEDALLTIQGALVLARARGDAKIFRRALSDLTARLLAPPA encoded by the coding sequence ATGCTGAAAAGAGGCGTCGAACGTGGAGAGGTGCTGCGCGCTCTCGGCGAGGTGTTTCGCGCGCATGGTTACGAGGGCGCCTCGCTGACGCTGATTACGGAGGCCACCGGGCTCGGCAAGGGCAGCCTGTATCATCTATTCCCCGGCGGCAAGGAGCAGATGGCCGCCGAGGTGCTGGCCGAGATCGACGGCTGGTTCGAACTTCATATCTTCGCGCCCTTGCGCAGCGCTGACGATCCCGCGCGCGCCATCGCTGCGATGATCGCTGGCGTCGATCAATATTTCCACTCGGGCGATCGCGTCTGCCTGGTCGGCATGGTCGCGCTCGGGGCAGCGCGCGACAGTTTTGCCGAAGCGGTCGATGGTTATTTCGCGCGCTGGCAGGCAGCGCTCGCCGCGCTGTTGCGGCGATCTCGCCTGACGAACAGCCAGGCACAGCGACGCGCCGAAGACGCGCTCCTCACCATTCAGGGCGCACTGGTGCTGGCGCGGGCGCGGGGCGACGCCAAGATCTTTCGCCGCGCGTTGAGCGATCTGACGGCGCGGCTGCT